The Pseudomonas mohnii region CCACTACCCATTCCAGCCATCTTGCTGTGGTCCATCCCGGCCATGCTGGACATGTCGCCTTTGTCCATGCCCGCCATCTTGCTGTGATCCATACCCGCCATGTTAGTCATGTCACCGCTGTCCATGCCGGTCATCCCGGTCATGTCGCTTTGGTCCATACCGGTCATCTTGCTGTGGTCCATGCCAGCCATGCCCGACATTTCACCTGACTTCTTCTCGGCGCCGCCCATACCGGCCATGCTGCCATGGTCCATACCAGCCATACCGCCCATCCCCATGTCATCCATAGTGACGATTGGACGTGGATCTATAGCAGGTACCTGAGCAACTAGCCCTTCACGAAGTGCGAGGGTTCCGCGTGCATAACCCGTCCGATCCATAGACTGGGCGAAGATGGTGTAAGCCTCTTCACTGGCAGGCTCTACGATCACGTCATACGTTTCAGCTACGGCGATGCGGAATTCGTCAACGCTCACTGGGTTCACGTGTTGGCCGTCGGCGGCCACAACGGTCATTTTCAAACCAGGAATGCGGACGTCGAAATAGCTCATCGCCGAGCCGTTGATAAAGCGTAGGCGTAGCTTCTCACCCGGCTTGAAAATACCGGTCCAGTTACCGTTGGGCGCCTGGCCATTCATGAGATAGGTGTAAGTATCTGCGCTGACGTCTCCAAGGTCGGTTGGGCTCATGTTCATTTCAGCCCACATCTTCCTGTCAGCTACTGTTGCTGACCAACCTTGCTTACTGACATCGTCGATGAAATCACCAACAGTGCGTTTATGGTGGTTGTAGTAGCCCGACTGTTTCTTAAGCTTGGCCATGACACGACTAGGATCTTCATCGGTCCAGTCAGTCAACATCACCACATAGTCGCGGTTGTATTGAAAAGGTTCAGGCTCTTTCGAGTCGATAACGATTGGTCCGTAAACCCCTGCCTGCTCCTGTAAGCCCGAGTGGCTGTGGTACCAGTACGTACCATTCTGATGAACCTTGAACTTGTACTCGTACATGCCGTCGGGTGCAATGCCATGGAAACTCAAGCCAGGTACACCGTCCATATTGGCCGGCAGGATGATCCCGTGCCAATGGATTGAGGTGTCTTGGTCCAGGCGGTTTTTTACACGCAGAGTGACCGTCTCTCCTTCGCGCCAACGCAGCAAAGGTCCTGGCAATGATCCATTGATAGTCATGGCTGTTCGCGGCGAGCCGGTTATGTTTACCGGGGTTTCACCAATAAACAGATCAAATTCATTGCCGGTGAGTACGCTCGGCAGACCAGGACTTGTCACCGCCCATACAGGAGTGCGCCAAAGGCCAAAGCCGCCGAGAATGCCACCAGCGGCCAAGCCTTTTACGAATGTCCGTCTAGAGGTTTTGGAATGCATGCCGTTTATTTCCAATCAGTCAAAAGGGAAGCCGTGCGAAACAACCGATCATGAGTTGCCCGGATCAGCTTTGCCCACCGTCACAAAAGACAAACTCTTACGGCAAGCGAGTTCAGAAATTGCCACATTTAAACCACCGCAGTGATTACATTTCTGTCAGCTTGGAGGGCCCAGCTATTTAGCAATTCTTGTGGTCCATCGCCTTGGCTTTGCTTTCAGCGACAGGAGGTTGGGCATTTTGCGTTTGAGCCACTCGGTACGATTCCATCGAATTATTCCTGGCCACTTCCATGCGTGCGAAAGTCCGGTCACCACCGCCTTCAGCCATAGCCAAAGAAGAAACGGTCAGAGCAGCGATGACGAACAAGGTTTTGATAGGATTCATTTGGGGTTCCTCGGATGAGTATTGATGCCCCCTGAATCCACATCAATCGTTGACTCTAAGAGGTGAGCTTGAGGCTCAATAGGACTATAAGACTCATCCCCTGACAGGAAGCTTAGGCCAATATTACAGTTGTGTCAGGTTGCGATATTTCTCTTGAGATACAGAGTGAATAGTCCGTAAGGTCTAAGCCATCCAGCGTCACATAACCGCCATTTACTCTTTAAAACTTACCTGTGCGGTTGTGTAATCTTCCGGTCACTTTCGCGGAGGTTTGACGTTTTTTCGTTCGCACTTGAATTGTATCTCGACTCGGATGCACTACGTTAAGCACTTGAGTGTTCGATATAGGTGGGAATGCTAAATGGCAGCGTAACTTAGCGTAACTAAAGGTGGCCACCGGTGAGTATTAATTTTGAAAAAGCGCTTGGCTCCGCAGAAAGAGCATTACTTTTTCGCAGCCAACGAGCTGAGGTGCTTAGCAATAATATCGCTAATGTCGACACTCCTAACTTTAAGGCCAGAGATTTGGACTTTTCCGCTGTCCTGGCTAGCCAGACAAAAGGAGGTTTTGCTACTCCGTTCTCTTTGAAAACAACAAACCCAAAACATATTGCCGTAAACGAATTAGCAAGTGATATTCACAGCGGCGCTTTGCTTTACAGCACGCCGAACCAACCTTCCATTGATCAAAATACTGTGGATCAACAGGTCGAGGTGGCAAAATATACGGAAAATTCGATTCATTTCGAAACTGCTTTTACTCGATTGAATGGAGCATTTAAGGGGCTACTTAAAGCTCTACGAGGTGACTAATAAACCTCACCCAGCGAGGGAATCAGCGCCTCAGGCGCTGATTTGGGAAGGGAAACCGAGTGCTTCCACAGTTTTACGGACCTGCTCTGGGGGTTCGCTGCTTTCAACGGTTACCTTACCTGCCGCGCGATCCACGGAAACCGTAGCCTTGCTGTCCAGTGACTGAATTGCTTTGGTGATTTTGCTGACGCAGCTACCGCAACCAATGCCTGATACGTTTAAGACGAACATGGTTATTCCTCTTGTGCTGAGCGGTCTCTTTTCACCGCAACACCAGCATCAACGTTGACACAATGGCAAGGTCAAGGGTTATGTATTAACGGGCTGCGAGCATCGGTTACGCTCAATCTATTCGGGTATTCCTCAGTCTCAAAGCATTGAAAACTACAGATGCAGAACTGACGCTCATGGCTAACGCAGCGATCATTGGCGACAGAAGGTGCCCCGTCAGTGGGTAGAGCAGGCCTGCGGCGAGGGGGATACCCATTGAGTTGTAAAGGAAGGCGAACCCCAAGTTTTGCCGCATGTTTTTCACCGTTGCAACCGAAAGTGCCCGTGCTCGTAAAATCCCCATCAGGTCGCCTTTTACCAGCGTGAGCTGCGCGCTATTCATCGCGACGTCAGTCCCTGTACCCATGGCAATGCCCACGTCTGCTCGCGCCAAGGCCGGTGCGTCGTTGATACCGTCGCCGGCCATGGCAACCTTTCGACCGGATTGCTGGAGGTCCGCCACCAGGCGCTCCTTGTCCTGAGGTTTCACTTCA contains the following coding sequences:
- a CDS encoding copper resistance system multicopper oxidase, with the translated sequence MHSKTSRRTFVKGLAAGGILGGFGLWRTPVWAVTSPGLPSVLTGNEFDLFIGETPVNITGSPRTAMTINGSLPGPLLRWREGETVTLRVKNRLDQDTSIHWHGIILPANMDGVPGLSFHGIAPDGMYEYKFKVHQNGTYWYHSHSGLQEQAGVYGPIVIDSKEPEPFQYNRDYVVMLTDWTDEDPSRVMAKLKKQSGYYNHHKRTVGDFIDDVSKQGWSATVADRKMWAEMNMSPTDLGDVSADTYTYLMNGQAPNGNWTGIFKPGEKLRLRFINGSAMSYFDVRIPGLKMTVVAADGQHVNPVSVDEFRIAVAETYDVIVEPASEEAYTIFAQSMDRTGYARGTLALREGLVAQVPAIDPRPIVTMDDMGMGGMAGMDHGSMAGMGGAEKKSGEMSGMAGMDHSKMTGMDQSDMTGMTGMDSGDMTNMAGMDHSKMAGMDKGDMSSMAGMDHSKMAGMGSGDMSGMAGMGGMGGEMQTHPASETNNPLVDMQAMNPTPKLNDPGIGLRNNGRRVLTYSDLKSTFQDPDGREPNRTIELHLTGHMEKFSWSFNGIKFSDAEPLRLKYGERLRITLVNDTMMTHPIHLHGMWSDLEDENGKFMVRKHTIDMPPGTKRSYRVTADALGRWAYHCHLLFHMEMGMFREVRVDE
- a CDS encoding co-regulatory protein PtrA N-terminal domain-containing protein — protein: MNPIKTLFVIAALTVSSLAMAEGGGDRTFARMEVARNNSMESYRVAQTQNAQPPVAESKAKAMDHKNC
- the flgB gene encoding flagellar basal body rod protein FlgB translates to MSINFEKALGSAERALLFRSQRAEVLSNNIANVDTPNFKARDLDFSAVLASQTKGGFATPFSLKTTNPKHIAVNELASDIHSGALLYSTPNQPSIDQNTVDQQVEVAKYTENSIHFETAFTRLNGAFKGLLKALRGD
- a CDS encoding heavy-metal-associated domain-containing protein; protein product: MFVLNVSGIGCGSCVSKITKAIQSLDSKATVSVDRAAGKVTVESSEPPEQVRKTVEALGFPSQISA